The Candidatus Dependentiae bacterium genome includes a window with the following:
- a CDS encoding DUF1653 domain-containing protein: protein MNKSTLQIGAHYQHYKNKKFYKILAIALNAESDPLESWVVYQALYDDPNLGSQPVFIRSVAQFTENVEFDGECCSRFQLVESSSIDTPRFISSAI, encoded by the coding sequence ATGAATAAAAGCACACTGCAAATAGGGGCCCACTATCAACATTATAAAAATAAAAAGTTCTATAAAATTTTGGCAATTGCATTGAACGCAGAAAGCGATCCGCTTGAATCATGGGTAGTGTATCAGGCTTTATACGACGACCCAAATCTTGGATCGCAGCCGGTTTTTATACGATCCGTTGCGCAGTTTACTGAAAATGTGGAATTTGATGGAGAATGCTGTTCTCGATTTCAATTGGTCGAATCATCATCTATCGATACGCCGCGCTTCATAAGCTCAGCAATATAA
- the mnmE gene encoding tRNA uridine-5-carboxymethylaminomethyl(34) synthesis GTPase MnmE — translation MIISRDHDAIIAQCTPRGSGAIALLRISGTHARTIAALLSKLPGNASLENVATHTVHYGYVIDEHKTIIDQVLFLVMDGPKSFTGDDTIEITCHNNPFLIEAIIERALKCGARLAEPGEFTRRAFLNKKIDLLQAEAINELIHASNHLALKQSLSQLNGSFSQWITHLEKKLVTCFAYCEASFEFLDEEMEFGGVIKEQLLEISSSIERIKKTFDQQHHVRQGVRIALIGSVNAGKSSLFNALLKEQRAIVAPIAGTTRDSIESSRTLHGSIVTFIDTAGLRQTNDSIEQEGIKRSQIEAQKADIILLILDSSRQITPQEQSVYNELHENYPAKIILVESKTDMPRANNLLNNSSALLVSEKKVETIAALEFEIGKKMNELFSRVDSPFLLNQRHYRILLKIEEHIFSLLGMIEKPVIAYELISAQLKDTLEILTELSGKTISEQAMDAVFREFCVGK, via the coding sequence ATGATAATTTCGCGAGATCACGATGCGATTATTGCGCAATGTACGCCGCGCGGTAGCGGTGCGATTGCACTTTTGCGCATCTCCGGAACTCATGCACGAACTATTGCTGCATTATTAAGCAAATTGCCCGGCAATGCATCACTTGAAAATGTTGCCACCCATACGGTTCATTATGGGTACGTTATTGATGAACATAAAACGATCATCGACCAAGTACTTTTCTTGGTTATGGACGGCCCGAAATCGTTTACGGGAGATGATACGATCGAAATTACCTGCCACAATAATCCGTTCTTAATTGAAGCGATTATTGAGCGCGCACTCAAATGCGGCGCACGTTTGGCCGAGCCAGGCGAATTTACGCGTCGCGCTTTTTTAAATAAAAAAATAGATCTTTTGCAAGCTGAAGCAATTAATGAACTCATTCACGCTTCAAATCATCTTGCATTAAAACAATCACTTTCGCAGCTGAACGGCAGTTTTTCGCAATGGATTACGCACCTTGAGAAAAAACTCGTCACGTGCTTTGCTTATTGCGAAGCGAGTTTTGAATTTTTAGATGAAGAGATGGAGTTTGGCGGCGTCATCAAAGAACAGCTTTTAGAAATTTCATCGTCGATCGAACGAATTAAAAAAACATTTGATCAGCAACATCACGTCCGCCAAGGGGTGCGCATTGCACTGATCGGCTCAGTTAATGCTGGAAAATCTTCACTATTTAATGCGCTTCTTAAAGAACAGCGCGCGATCGTGGCGCCTATTGCGGGTACGACGCGAGATTCGATAGAAAGTTCACGTACACTTCATGGAAGCATCGTCACGTTTATTGATACTGCCGGCTTACGCCAAACAAACGATTCTATTGAACAAGAAGGAATCAAGCGTTCGCAAATAGAAGCGCAAAAAGCGGATATTATTTTATTAATTCTTGATAGTTCGCGGCAAATTACTCCTCAAGAACAAAGTGTATATAACGAATTGCACGAAAATTATCCTGCAAAAATTATTCTCGTTGAGAGCAAAACAGATATGCCTCGAGCGAACAATCTACTAAATAATTCTTCCGCTCTTTTAGTCAGCGAAAAAAAAGTTGAAACAATCGCCGCTCTCGAATTTGAAATCGGAAAAAAAATGAACGAACTTTTTTCGCGCGTCGATTCACCATTTCTTCTTAATCAACGGCATTATCGGATTTTGCTCAAAATCGAAGAGCACATCTTCAGTCTCCTTGGAATGATAGAAAAACCTGTAATCGCCTACGAACTCATCTCTGCACAATTAAAAGATACGCTGGAAATACTGACCGAACTTTCGGGAAAAACTATTAGCGAACAAGCTATGGACGCAGTATTTAGAGAATTTTGCGTTGGTAAATAA
- the ruvA gene encoding Holliday junction branch migration protein RuvA, which produces MINFLRGMVRSIEENVVTLEVQGVGFELMSPSAASLSINQEAEMHCYMHWSAENGPSFFGFTSLQERQVFLLILKCQGIGPKIAITILEQMSPGPFLQAILNGSLDALTALHGIGTKKAEQLIMQLRSPAEKLLSSGKISADHISGGLQWKELADALQSLNYSRQEISQVLAALRQQAPGDSFDQLLRKSLSLLSKQR; this is translated from the coding sequence ATGATTAATTTTTTGCGCGGCATGGTTCGTTCTATAGAAGAAAATGTTGTTACTCTTGAGGTGCAGGGAGTAGGTTTTGAACTCATGAGCCCCTCGGCTGCCTCTCTATCAATAAATCAAGAAGCAGAAATGCACTGCTATATGCATTGGTCCGCTGAAAATGGCCCATCTTTTTTTGGGTTTACTAGTTTGCAGGAGCGCCAGGTTTTTTTACTTATTTTAAAATGCCAGGGAATCGGCCCGAAAATAGCGATTACTATACTTGAGCAAATGAGCCCAGGCCCGTTCTTGCAGGCGATATTGAACGGCTCACTCGATGCTCTTACTGCCCTCCATGGAATCGGGACAAAAAAAGCAGAACAACTTATTATGCAACTGCGCTCGCCAGCAGAAAAACTTCTTTCAAGCGGTAAAATTTCTGCAGATCATATTTCAGGGGGATTGCAATGGAAAGAGCTCGCAGATGCACTTCAATCGCTTAATTACTCTCGCCAAGAAATTTCCCAAGTACTTGCAGCCCTTCGCCAACAAGCGCCGGGCGATTCATTTGATCAGCTATTGAGAAAATCGCTTTCTCTTCTTTCAAAGCAACGGTGA
- a CDS encoding phosphatidate cytidylyltransferase codes for MKLFSQEFFKRAATALVLGALIFLVFFYTPRVVFSILLATIWAYTGIIELPRLLSPASRLFLPVLILYLGLPLSFLILLNQGRYRLDLLILIILVAAFDTGSYIVGKLYGIHKIAPGVSPGKTWEGLFGGLGVCLISYLFVLYFVPELAIIRGFLGFFAISIGAFLGDLFESWLKRRAGVKDSGSILPGHGGVLDRIDGLIGASLAILFLRGLSF; via the coding sequence ATGAAGCTATTTTCACAGGAATTCTTCAAAAGAGCGGCTACAGCGTTAGTACTAGGTGCCCTAATATTTCTAGTCTTTTTTTATACACCCAGGGTGGTTTTTTCCATTCTTTTGGCCACGATATGGGCCTATACTGGGATAATTGAGCTTCCCAGATTGCTTTCGCCTGCTAGCAGGCTTTTTTTACCTGTATTGATTCTTTATTTGGGCCTCCCTCTGAGCTTTTTGATTTTATTAAATCAAGGGCGGTATCGCTTGGATCTTCTTATCCTGATAATACTTGTCGCAGCGTTTGATACGGGTAGCTACATTGTGGGTAAGCTTTATGGCATTCACAAGATCGCTCCAGGGGTCAGCCCAGGTAAAACCTGGGAAGGTTTGTTCGGTGGCCTAGGAGTTTGCCTGATTTCTTACCTTTTCGTGCTTTATTTTGTGCCCGAGTTAGCGATAATACGCGGTTTTTTGGGCTTTTTTGCTATCTCTATTGGCGCTTTTCTAGGAGATCTCTTTGAGTCATGGCTCAAACGTCGAGCGGGAGTGAAAGATTCAGGTTCAATTCTGCCTGGCCACGGGGGCGTTCTAGATCGAATAGATGGGCTTATAGGCGCCAGTTTGGCAATTCTTTTTTTACGTGGGCTTTCTTTCTAG